Proteins from one Streptomyces sp. NBC_00390 genomic window:
- a CDS encoding class E sortase yields the protein MARARGRIAGAISVFGELLITAGVVLGLFVVYSLWWTNVLADREAAKQGDRIRDDWANSGPGALDTKDGIGFLHVPAMDEGEVLVKKGTDTEALNNGIAGYYTDPIKSALPWHAKGNFTLAAHRDGHGAKFHNIHKLRNGDPIVFETRDTWYVYKVFNKLPETSKFNVDVLQPVPKESGKKKPGRYITLTTCTPVYTSNYRYIVWGELERTEKVDKNRTPPAELR from the coding sequence GTGGCACGTGCTCGAGGCCGGATCGCCGGCGCCATCAGTGTGTTCGGAGAGCTCCTGATCACCGCGGGTGTGGTGCTGGGGCTGTTTGTCGTCTACTCGCTGTGGTGGACCAACGTCCTCGCCGACCGCGAGGCCGCCAAGCAGGGAGACCGGATCCGCGACGACTGGGCCAACAGCGGGCCGGGCGCGCTCGACACCAAGGACGGCATCGGCTTCCTCCACGTACCCGCCATGGACGAGGGCGAGGTCCTGGTGAAGAAGGGCACGGACACCGAAGCCCTCAACAACGGTATCGCGGGCTACTACACGGACCCGATCAAGTCGGCGCTCCCCTGGCACGCCAAGGGCAACTTCACGCTGGCCGCGCACCGGGACGGGCACGGTGCGAAGTTCCACAACATCCACAAGCTCAGGAACGGCGACCCGATCGTCTTCGAGACCCGGGACACCTGGTACGTCTACAAGGTCTTCAACAAGCTCCCCGAGACCTCGAAGTTCAACGTGGACGTGCTGCAGCCGGTCCCGAAGGAGTCGGGCAAGAAGAAGCCGGGCCGCTACATCACGCTGACGACCTGCACGCCGGTGTACACGTCGAACTACCGCTACATCGTGTGGGGAGAGCTGGAGCGCACGGAGAAGGTCGACAAGAACCGCACGCCGCCGGCGGAGCTGCGCTGA
- a CDS encoding class E sortase: protein MSAVRPGHEHDHEYEREYEYDYERVYDPLTAPMPQAQQSPQQPQEWYDPEGYQRDWYAQPDPAMGAVPAQASVPEPEQLPVFDPVPVPDDETVALRTSDTRRATEPLPGPGRAERRRAAKGRGHRRTGAPAAAQGASTAAQGASGGSVKPMSRLEARRAARALKDSPAVIASRAIGELFITFGVLMLLFVTYQLWWTNILAGQEANAEANKIQDGWAKGRKPDAFEPGQGFAIMYIPKLDVVVPIAEGISKKNVLDRGMVGHYGEGKLKTAMPEDKLGNFALAGHRNTHGEPFRYINQLDKGDPIVVETQDAYYTYRMESILPQTSPSNVSVIGPVPPGSGFTGPGRYITLTTCTPEFTSTYRMIVWGKMVEERPRSKGKPDALVG, encoded by the coding sequence GTGAGTGCCGTGCGCCCGGGGCACGAGCACGATCACGAGTACGAGCGGGAGTACGAGTACGACTACGAACGTGTTTACGACCCGCTGACTGCCCCGATGCCCCAGGCGCAGCAGTCCCCGCAGCAGCCGCAGGAGTGGTACGACCCCGAGGGATACCAGCGGGACTGGTACGCCCAGCCCGACCCCGCCATGGGGGCCGTGCCGGCCCAGGCATCCGTACCGGAACCCGAGCAGCTGCCGGTCTTCGATCCCGTCCCGGTGCCGGACGACGAGACGGTCGCCCTGCGCACATCGGACACGCGGCGCGCCACGGAGCCCCTGCCAGGTCCCGGCCGGGCCGAGCGCCGCAGAGCGGCCAAGGGGCGGGGCCACAGGCGCACAGGGGCCCCCGCGGCTGCTCAGGGGGCTTCCACGGCCGCTCAGGGAGCCTCCGGCGGGTCCGTGAAGCCGATGTCGCGCCTCGAGGCCCGTCGTGCGGCACGTGCGCTGAAGGACAGCCCGGCGGTCATCGCCAGCCGCGCCATCGGCGAGCTGTTCATCACCTTCGGTGTCCTGATGCTGTTGTTCGTCACGTACCAGTTGTGGTGGACGAACATCCTCGCCGGTCAGGAGGCCAACGCCGAGGCCAACAAGATCCAGGACGGCTGGGCCAAGGGCCGCAAGCCTGATGCGTTCGAACCGGGCCAGGGATTCGCCATCATGTACATCCCCAAGCTGGATGTCGTGGTGCCGATCGCGGAGGGCATCAGCAAGAAGAACGTCCTCGACCGCGGGATGGTCGGTCATTACGGCGAGGGGAAGCTGAAGACCGCGATGCCCGAGGACAAGCTGGGCAACTTCGCGCTCGCCGGCCACCGCAACACCCACGGTGAACCGTTCCGCTACATCAACCAGCTCGACAAGGGCGATCCGATCGTCGTCGAGACGCAGGACGCCTACTACACGTATCGGATGGAGAGCATCCTTCCCCAGACGTCTCCGTCGAACGTGAGCGTGATCGGTCCGGTGCCGCCGGGCTCCGGGTTCACCGGGCCGGGCAGGTACATCACACTGACGACGTGTACGCCGGAATTCACGAGTACGTATCGCATGATCGTGTGGGGCAAGATGGTCGAGGAACGGCCGCGCAGCAAGGGCAAACCCGACGCACTGGTCGGCTGA
- a CDS encoding aminodeoxychorismate/anthranilate synthase component II — protein MSARILVVDNYDSFVFNLVQYLYQLGAECEVVRNDEVALEHAQDGFDGVLLSPGPGAPEQAGVCIEMVRHCAKTGVPVFGVCLGMQSMAVAYGGVVDRAPELLHGKTSLVTHGGKGVFAGLPSPFTATRYHSLAAEPADLPDELEVTAQTADGIIMGLRHRELAVEGVQFHPESVLTEHGHLMLANWLVQCGDAGAVGRSAGLAPVVGKAVA, from the coding sequence GTGAGCGCGCGCATTCTCGTGGTGGACAACTACGACAGCTTCGTCTTCAACCTCGTCCAGTACCTCTACCAGCTCGGCGCCGAGTGCGAGGTCGTGCGCAACGACGAAGTGGCCCTCGAGCATGCCCAGGACGGCTTCGACGGCGTGCTGCTCTCCCCCGGACCCGGTGCGCCCGAACAGGCCGGTGTGTGCATCGAGATGGTGCGCCACTGCGCGAAGACGGGCGTGCCCGTCTTCGGCGTCTGCCTGGGGATGCAGTCGATGGCGGTGGCGTACGGCGGCGTGGTGGACCGCGCCCCGGAGCTGCTGCACGGCAAGACGTCCCTGGTCACACACGGGGGCAAGGGTGTGTTCGCGGGGCTGCCTTCGCCGTTCACGGCAACCCGGTACCACTCACTGGCCGCCGAGCCGGCCGACCTTCCCGACGAGCTGGAGGTCACCGCACAGACGGCGGACGGGATCATCATGGGGCTGAGGCACCGTGAACTGGCCGTCGAGGGCGTGCAGTTCCACCCCGAGTCGGTCCTCACCGAGCATGGCCATCTGATGCTCGCCAACTGGCTGGTGCAGTGCGGCGACGCGGGAGCGGTCGGACGTTCGGCGGGGCTCGCACCGGTGGTGGGCAAGGCCGTGGCGTGA
- a CDS encoding class E sortase — MSVRVLVRTVSELCITVGTLIVLFVVYVLFWTGIKADSATDGQIDRLERTWAKAPVEAPAAGGGTEAGTVPAPEAYESGRPFAVMYVPRFGRGWDWPVLEGTGVGVLKKGLGHYESTARLGEPGNFAVAGHRRTYGDPFKDFPRLRPGDVVVLSDGTTWFTYRIVNKPYRTVPGDVGVIGSVPRPLRDDVAPFDAPGRYLTLTTCEPEWGSSHRLVVWAHLDATQPVTDGKPPAFHS; from the coding sequence GTGTCGGTGCGGGTGCTGGTGCGGACCGTCAGCGAACTGTGCATCACCGTCGGCACCCTGATCGTGCTCTTCGTGGTGTACGTGCTGTTCTGGACCGGGATCAAGGCGGACAGCGCCACGGACGGGCAGATCGACCGGCTCGAACGGACCTGGGCGAAGGCCCCCGTCGAGGCCCCGGCCGCGGGGGGCGGCACCGAAGCGGGCACTGTGCCTGCCCCCGAGGCATACGAGAGCGGCAGACCCTTCGCCGTGATGTACGTCCCGCGCTTCGGCCGGGGGTGGGACTGGCCCGTCCTGGAGGGCACCGGAGTCGGCGTCCTCAAGAAGGGGCTCGGTCACTACGAGTCCACCGCCCGGCTCGGCGAGCCGGGCAACTTCGCGGTCGCGGGCCACCGGCGCACCTACGGAGACCCGTTCAAGGACTTTCCGCGGCTGCGCCCGGGGGACGTCGTGGTGCTGTCGGACGGCACGACCTGGTTCACCTACCGGATTGTGAACAAGCCGTACCGGACCGTCCCGGGTGACGTCGGGGTGATCGGCTCCGTACCCCGGCCGCTCAGGGACGACGTGGCCCCGTTCGACGCGCCGGGGCGCTATCTGACGCTGACGACCTGTGAGCCGGAGTGGGGCAGCAGCCACCGGCTTGTCGTCTGGGCCCATCTGGATGCCACGCAGCCTGTGACGGACGGCAAGCCGCCAGCTTTCCACAGCTGA
- a CDS encoding DUF881 domain-containing protein, which produces MSNSADSPGGPVRRSRWKPVRLLTAAVFALAGLIFVTSFNTARGTDLRTDASMLKLSDLIRQRSEKNGTLEESMVAVREDVDALAQRDDGSTRAEDAKLKALEKAAGTEAIRGGGLTVTLNDAPPNARAAPGYPEPQANDLVIHQQDLQAVVNALWEGGARGIRVMDQRLISTSAVRCVGNTLILQGRVYSPPYKITAVGDRKALKKALGQSPAIENYQLYVQAYGLGWKVDEHEAVTLPGYSGTVDLHYAKPVG; this is translated from the coding sequence TTGAGCAATTCTGCCGACTCCCCCGGAGGGCCGGTCCGCCGATCACGGTGGAAGCCGGTCCGGCTGCTGACGGCTGCTGTCTTCGCCCTCGCGGGCCTCATCTTCGTGACCAGTTTCAACACGGCCAGAGGCACCGATCTGCGGACGGACGCCTCGATGCTCAAGCTCTCCGACCTGATCAGGCAGCGCAGCGAGAAGAACGGCACGCTCGAGGAATCGATGGTGGCGGTGCGCGAGGACGTCGACGCGCTGGCCCAGCGCGACGACGGCTCCACCCGCGCGGAGGACGCCAAGCTCAAGGCGTTGGAGAAGGCGGCGGGCACCGAGGCGATCAGGGGCGGGGGGCTGACCGTCACACTGAACGACGCCCCGCCGAACGCCCGGGCGGCGCCCGGTTACCCCGAGCCGCAGGCCAACGACCTGGTCATCCACCAGCAGGACCTGCAGGCGGTCGTCAACGCCCTGTGGGAGGGCGGTGCACGGGGCATCCGCGTCATGGACCAGCGGCTGATCTCCACCAGCGCCGTGCGGTGTGTGGGCAACACACTGATCCTCCAGGGCCGCGTCTACTCGCCGCCGTACAAGATCACCGCGGTCGGTGACCGGAAGGCGCTCAAGAAGGCGCTCGGACAGTCGCCGGCCATCGAGAACTACCAGCTGTATGTGCAGGCGTACGGCCTGGGCTGGAAAGTGGACGAGCACGAGGCGGTGACTCTTCCCGGCTACTCGGGCACAGTGGATCTCCACTACGCGAAGCCCGTCGGGTAG
- the crgA gene encoding cell division protein CrgA, with amino-acid sequence MPKSRIRKKADFTPPPAKQAANIKLTNRSWVAPVMLALFLIGLAWIVLFYVTEGSLPIKSFGNWNIVAGFGFIAAGFGVSTQWK; translated from the coding sequence GTGCCGAAGTCACGTATCCGCAAGAAGGCCGACTTCACGCCGCCTCCGGCGAAGCAGGCGGCGAACATAAAGCTGACGAATCGCAGCTGGGTCGCCCCAGTGATGCTCGCACTGTTCCTGATCGGGCTCGCCTGGATCGTTCTGTTCTACGTGACCGAGGGCAGCCTGCCGATCAAGAGCTTCGGCAACTGGAACATCGTGGCCGGCTTCGGCTTCATCGCGGCCGGCTTCGGCGTCTCCACCCAGTGGAAGTAG
- a CDS encoding rhomboid family intramembrane serine protease has translation MEQASDRPQEPQDAHGLPGCYRHPGKETGIRCTRCERPICTDCMVSASVGFQCPDCVRTGSGTGHAPGANRPRTLAGGVVSADPLFVTKILLALNAVVFILVLALGQRFVAETELIGYAFNPQLGEIVGVADGEWYRLITATFLHEEVPHIGFNLLGLWFLGRLVEPELGRVRYLAVYLLSGLGGSVLAYLLAEENQPSLGASGAVFGLMGAVLVIARRTRMDVRPIVLILAINLIFSFTRENISWEGHIGGLVIGVLVTLGLVHAPRAHRNLVQGAVCAGALLVLLVAVIARSVALA, from the coding sequence ATGGAGCAGGCGTCGGACCGTCCTCAGGAGCCGCAGGACGCCCATGGTCTGCCCGGCTGCTACCGGCACCCCGGCAAGGAGACCGGCATCCGCTGCACCCGCTGCGAGCGGCCGATCTGCACGGACTGCATGGTCAGTGCGTCGGTCGGCTTCCAGTGCCCCGACTGTGTGCGGACGGGATCGGGTACGGGGCACGCGCCGGGTGCCAACCGGCCGCGGACGCTCGCGGGAGGCGTGGTGAGCGCCGACCCGTTGTTCGTCACCAAGATCCTTCTCGCTCTCAACGCCGTGGTGTTCATCCTGGTGCTCGCGCTCGGCCAGCGCTTCGTGGCCGAGACGGAGCTGATCGGATACGCCTTCAACCCGCAGCTCGGCGAGATCGTCGGAGTGGCGGACGGCGAGTGGTACCGCCTGATCACGGCGACGTTCCTGCATGAAGAGGTCCCGCACATCGGGTTCAACCTGCTCGGTCTGTGGTTCCTGGGCAGGCTGGTGGAGCCGGAGCTCGGCCGTGTGCGCTATCTCGCGGTCTACCTGCTGTCCGGTCTCGGTGGCAGTGTCCTTGCCTATCTGCTGGCCGAGGAGAACCAGCCGTCGCTCGGCGCCTCGGGCGCCGTCTTCGGCCTGATGGGTGCGGTGCTGGTGATCGCACGGCGGACGAGAATGGATGTGCGGCCGATCGTCCTGATTCTCGCGATCAATCTGATCTTCAGTTTCACCCGGGAGAACATCTCCTGGGAGGGCCACATCGGCGGACTGGTCATCGGGGTTCTGGTCACCCTGGGTCTGGTCCATGCGCCGCGCGCGCACCGGAATCTGGTGCAGGGAGCCGTCTGCGCAGGAGCCCTGCTGGTTCTTCTGGTGGCCGTGATCGCCAGATCCGTCGCGCTCGCCTGA
- a CDS encoding peptidylprolyl isomerase: MAEQLYATLKTNQGDIEIRLLPNHAPKTVKNFVELAKGEREWVHPATGKRSTDRLYDGTVFHRVISGFMLQGGDPLGNGTGGPGYEFADEFHPDLAFDRPYLLAMANAGPGTNGSQFFITVAPTAWLTRKHTIFGEVSTEAGKKVVDAIAGTRTNPRTDRPVDDVVIESVVVETREG; the protein is encoded by the coding sequence GTGGCCGAGCAGCTTTACGCCACCCTGAAGACCAACCAAGGCGACATCGAGATCCGGCTGCTGCCGAACCACGCGCCCAAGACGGTCAAGAATTTCGTGGAGCTCGCCAAGGGCGAGCGGGAATGGGTCCACCCGGCAACCGGCAAGCGGTCCACGGACAGGCTGTACGACGGCACGGTCTTCCACCGCGTGATCAGCGGCTTCATGCTGCAGGGCGGTGACCCGCTGGGCAACGGCACCGGTGGCCCGGGCTACGAGTTCGCGGACGAGTTCCATCCGGACCTCGCGTTCGACAGGCCGTACCTGCTGGCCATGGCCAACGCCGGTCCGGGCACCAACGGCTCGCAGTTCTTCATCACCGTGGCGCCCACCGCCTGGCTGACGCGCAAGCACACCATCTTCGGCGAGGTCTCCACCGAGGCCGGCAAGAAGGTCGTGGACGCCATCGCCGGCACCCGGACCAACCCGCGCACCGACCGCCCGGTCGACGACGTCGTGATCGAGTCCGTCGTCGTCGAGACCCGCGAGGGCTGA
- a CDS encoding DUF5324 family protein: MTRMDSVRAATDTARESVLHAAEVVAPYAGTAKDQATLYAHEARVRLAPKVSQAAQQARVQYDARVAPHVPPKVDQAAHRAAVQARKAARQASDYTVPRVEHAVAVAKPVGVEAAARSGAALAVLRGQVTAKEVKKLVKKHERRSTAGRVAKGFVLVGVLAGAAFAAWKWWDKQANPDWLVEPPAATEVSALSSVDGSPKAGLDPEVQAKQDEAEAGDRDDRR; encoded by the coding sequence GTGACCCGCATGGACAGCGTGCGCGCCGCGACCGATACGGCGAGGGAGAGCGTGCTGCACGCCGCGGAAGTGGTGGCGCCCTACGCCGGCACGGCCAAGGACCAGGCCACGCTTTATGCGCACGAGGCACGCGTACGCCTCGCACCAAAAGTTTCCCAGGCCGCTCAGCAGGCCCGTGTTCAGTACGACGCACGTGTTGCGCCGCATGTACCGCCGAAGGTCGACCAGGCTGCACACCGGGCTGCGGTACAGGCCCGGAAGGCCGCCCGTCAGGCGAGCGACTACACCGTTCCGCGTGTCGAGCACGCGGTGGCCGTCGCCAAGCCCGTGGGCGTCGAGGCTGCGGCCCGTTCAGGGGCCGCGCTGGCCGTACTGCGCGGACAGGTGACGGCCAAGGAGGTCAAGAAGCTGGTCAAGAAGCACGAGCGGCGCTCTACCGCCGGACGTGTCGCCAAGGGCTTTGTGCTCGTCGGCGTACTGGCCGGCGCGGCATTCGCCGCCTGGAAGTGGTGGGACAAGCAGGCCAACCCCGACTGGCTGGTCGAGCCGCCCGCCGCGACCGAGGTGTCCGCGCTGTCGTCCGTCGACGGCAGTCCGAAGGCGGGACTTGACCCCGAGGTGCAGGCGAAGCAGGACGAGGCAGAGGCTGGGGACCGCGACGACCGTCGCTGA
- a CDS encoding helix-turn-helix domain-containing protein, producing MDAAQQETTARARELQRSWYGEPLGALFRRLIDDLGLNQARLAAVLGLSAPMLSQLMSGQRAKIGNPAVVQRVQALQELASQVADGSVSAVEATDRMDEIKKSQGGSVLTGTSQSTSSSGAPTVRRVVREIQSLLRSVSAAGDIIDAADSLAPSHPELAEFLRVYGAGRTSDAVAHYESHQS from the coding sequence ATGGATGCAGCGCAGCAGGAAACGACCGCAAGAGCCAGAGAACTGCAGCGCAGCTGGTACGGGGAACCCCTCGGAGCCCTCTTCCGACGGCTCATCGACGACCTGGGGCTGAACCAGGCCCGACTCGCCGCCGTACTCGGTCTCTCCGCCCCGATGCTCTCCCAGCTGATGAGCGGCCAGCGCGCCAAGATCGGCAATCCCGCGGTGGTCCAGCGGGTCCAGGCGCTGCAGGAACTGGCGAGCCAGGTCGCCGACGGCAGCGTCAGTGCCGTCGAGGCCACGGACCGGATGGACGAGATCAAGAAGTCGCAGGGCGGCTCCGTCCTCACCGGCACCAGCCAGTCGACCAGCAGCTCGGGTGCCCCGACGGTGCGCCGCGTGGTGCGTGAGATCCAGTCGCTGCTGCGCTCGGTCTCCGCGGCCGGAGACATCATCGATGCGGCGGACTCCCTCGCCCCGAGCCACCCGGAACTGGCAGAGTTCCTCCGGGTGTACGGTGCCGGGCGCACGTCCGACGCGGTCGCCCACTACGAGTCGCACCAGAGCTGA
- a CDS encoding serine/threonine-protein kinase, whose protein sequence is MGEVFAGRYELIDPIGRGGVGAVWRAWDHRRRRYVAAKVLQQSDAHTLLRFVREQALRIDHPHVLAPASWAADDDKVLFTMDVVSGGSLAHVIGDYGPLPPRFVCTLLDQLLSGLAAVHAEGVVHRDIKPANILMEATGTGRPHLRLSDFGISMRKGEPRLTETNYVVGTPGYFAPEQMLGAEPDFTADLFAVGLVALYLLEGKKPDSQALIEHFAASGTPGAPQGVPEPLWQVLAGLLQPDPQARFKTATGARKALTSAVELLPDPTLDDEPVEIFDQLGPLPEGFGPGGPEVSSAAPERSAPPAPVPPPSETGSFHLPPPQHAAAHHPHQAVQQPYAAQPSTPPAMPLSTEPTPTPTPTPVPAPVPAHPASPHQAPVPGQPAYVQSAQGPHEPPFTHAYTAQGGQVPPATAQKRPGPPPKVAVPVLLVALVCFAVGIWALTQT, encoded by the coding sequence ATGGGTGAGGTCTTCGCTGGTCGGTACGAACTGATCGACCCGATCGGGCGTGGTGGCGTGGGCGCGGTCTGGCGCGCCTGGGACCACCGCCGCCGTCGCTATGTGGCGGCGAAGGTCCTGCAGCAGAGCGACGCGCACACCTTGCTGCGCTTTGTCCGTGAGCAGGCACTGCGCATCGACCACCCTCATGTCCTGGCCCCGGCCAGCTGGGCCGCGGACGACGACAAGGTGCTGTTCACCATGGATGTGGTGAGCGGCGGATCGCTGGCGCATGTCATCGGCGACTACGGTCCGCTGCCTCCCCGCTTCGTCTGCACCCTGCTCGACCAGCTGCTGTCCGGACTTGCCGCGGTGCACGCGGAGGGGGTCGTGCACCGCGACATCAAGCCGGCCAACATCCTGATGGAGGCCACCGGAACGGGCCGGCCGCATCTGCGGCTGTCCGACTTCGGCATCTCCATGCGTAAGGGTGAGCCGCGCCTGACCGAGACCAACTATGTGGTGGGGACGCCCGGTTACTTCGCGCCCGAGCAGATGCTGGGCGCGGAGCCGGACTTCACCGCGGACCTGTTCGCGGTCGGCCTGGTCGCGCTGTATCTGCTCGAGGGCAAGAAGCCCGACTCCCAGGCCCTGATCGAGCACTTCGCCGCCTCCGGCACACCCGGTGCTCCTCAAGGCGTACCGGAACCGCTGTGGCAGGTCCTGGCGGGCCTGCTGCAGCCCGACCCGCAGGCGCGGTTCAAGACGGCCACAGGGGCGCGCAAGGCGCTCACGTCCGCGGTCGAGTTGCTCCCCGACCCCACCCTCGACGACGAGCCGGTGGAGATCTTCGACCAACTCGGCCCGCTGCCCGAAGGCTTCGGCCCGGGCGGCCCCGAGGTCTCGTCGGCCGCTCCCGAGCGGTCCGCGCCTCCCGCGCCCGTACCGCCGCCGTCGGAGACCGGCAGCTTCCATCTGCCGCCGCCGCAGCACGCGGCCGCACACCACCCTCACCAGGCGGTACAGCAGCCCTACGCCGCGCAGCCGTCCACTCCTCCCGCCATGCCGCTCTCCACGGAGCCCACGCCCACGCCGACTCCGACCCCCGTCCCTGCTCCCGTACCCGCGCATCCGGCTTCCCCCCATCAAGCACCGGTGCCCGGACAGCCCGCCTATGTGCAGAGCGCCCAGGGACCGCACGAACCGCCCTTCACTCATGCTTACACCGCTCAGGGCGGGCAGGTTCCACCCGCCACCGCGCAAAAGCGGCCGGGACCGCCCCCGAAGGTTGCGGTCCCGGTCCTGCTTGTCGCGCTGGTGTGCTTCGCGGTGGGCATCTGGGCGCTGACCCAGACCTGA
- a CDS encoding vWA domain-containing protein: MGGDTVKARLRRRATVATIGAALLALAAGPVPAAGAAEQAGKGARAPQGDGRSGLVMVLDSSGSMADDDGTGSTRMESARKAVGTVVDALPDGYPTGLRVYGADQPKGCTDTRLALPVKPLDREGMKRAVGAVQPKGDTPIGLSLQKAAQDLPKAADGAIGTRTILLISDGEDTCGTPQPCEVAEQLGKDGVGLRIDTVGFQVRGAARQQLECIARAGNGRYYDAPDAEALARQLQRSAQLSADGYRFRGRPVEGGQTRDAAPVLTPGQYLDTIGPGEKRYYAADLDAASTADFSATAVPQPGAAVDTLDGLRTVVQYGSGGSCGTSTERFFQKEGATPLTSAVARIPSPEGGRRCDEAGRYWLVVERESKPGSDAARWPLELTYGMEKPLAEGVTPAQSQPEYGQGDKGAVLPTGDPRDVTGGTGFNDAKEIGQGVWRDRLLPSQTLWYRVPVGWGQQLRYDVEFANEPTVDGASSVWSYGATQVFTPARGPVGGGNGEFNPQTIYNGRPMALEMGTVPVAWTNRHESHPNVVPVHAKGGFYIAVTLGAKAAEIAENPEIGVVLRVAVLGDELAGPEHDAPVLADDGDKGAADAADKKGDSPTGADSEAAEGAGWSGMVIAAAVGGGAVLIAGAVFVLARRRAAATGPSGCPTDTWDSRRGA; the protein is encoded by the coding sequence ATGGGAGGGGACACGGTGAAAGCACGACTGCGCCGCCGTGCGACGGTGGCAACGATCGGCGCGGCACTGCTCGCCCTGGCAGCCGGGCCCGTGCCCGCCGCGGGCGCGGCGGAGCAGGCCGGCAAGGGAGCACGGGCGCCGCAGGGGGACGGCCGCAGCGGCCTGGTGATGGTGCTCGACTCGTCGGGCTCCATGGCCGATGACGACGGCACGGGAAGCACCCGGATGGAGTCCGCCCGCAAGGCGGTGGGAACGGTCGTCGACGCGCTCCCGGACGGTTATCCGACGGGCCTGCGCGTCTACGGCGCCGACCAGCCGAAGGGCTGCACCGACACCCGGCTGGCGCTGCCGGTGAAGCCGCTGGACCGGGAGGGCATGAAGCGGGCGGTCGGAGCCGTACAGCCCAAGGGGGACACTCCCATCGGCCTGTCGCTGCAGAAGGCCGCACAGGACCTGCCGAAGGCCGCCGACGGGGCGATCGGCACGCGCACGATCCTGCTGATCTCCGACGGCGAGGACACCTGCGGCACCCCGCAACCCTGCGAGGTCGCCGAGCAGCTCGGCAAGGACGGCGTCGGGCTGCGTATCGACACGGTCGGCTTCCAGGTGCGCGGCGCGGCACGGCAGCAGCTGGAGTGCATCGCGAGGGCCGGCAACGGCCGTTACTACGACGCTCCGGACGCCGAGGCGCTCGCCCGGCAGCTGCAGCGCTCGGCGCAGCTGTCCGCGGACGGTTACCGCTTCCGCGGCAGGCCGGTCGAGGGCGGGCAGACGCGGGACGCGGCCCCCGTGCTCACCCCGGGGCAGTACCTGGACACCATCGGCCCCGGTGAGAAGCGGTATTACGCCGCCGATCTGGACGCCGCGTCGACGGCCGACTTCTCGGCGACGGCCGTGCCGCAGCCGGGCGCGGCGGTGGACACTCTCGACGGCCTGCGCACGGTGGTCCAGTACGGGTCCGGCGGTTCCTGCGGGACGAGCACCGAGCGCTTCTTCCAGAAGGAGGGGGCAACGCCCCTGACCTCTGCGGTCGCCCGGATTCCCAGTCCCGAGGGCGGCCGCAGGTGTGACGAGGCGGGCCGGTACTGGCTGGTGGTCGAGCGTGAGTCCAAGCCGGGCTCGGACGCCGCGCGGTGGCCGCTGGAGCTGACCTACGGCATGGAGAAGCCGCTGGCCGAGGGGGTCACGCCGGCGCAGTCGCAGCCCGAGTACGGCCAGGGCGACAAGGGCGCCGTACTGCCGACCGGCGATCCGCGGGACGTGACGGGCGGCACGGGCTTCAACGATGCCAAGGAGATCGGGCAGGGCGTGTGGCGGGACAGGCTTCTGCCGTCGCAGACACTCTGGTACAGGGTTCCGGTCGGCTGGGGACAGCAGCTGCGGTACGACGTCGAGTTCGCCAACGAGCCGACCGTGGACGGCGCCTCCTCGGTGTGGTCGTACGGAGCCACCCAGGTCTTCACGCCCGCGCGTGGACCGGTCGGCGGCGGCAACGGGGAGTTCAACCCGCAGACCATCTACAACGGGCGTCCCATGGCGCTGGAGATGGGCACCGTGCCCGTCGCCTGGACCAACCGCCACGAGTCCCACCCGAACGTCGTCCCGGTACACGCCAAAGGCGGCTTCTACATCGCCGTCACACTGGGCGCGAAGGCCGCGGAGATCGCCGAGAATCCGGAGATCGGCGTGGTGCTTAGGGTGGCCGTGCTGGGTGACGAACTGGCAGGTCCCGAGCATGACGCCCCGGTGCTCGCGGACGACGGGGACAAGGGCGCGGCGGACGCGGCCGACAAGAAGGGTGATTCGCCCACCGGCGCAGACAGCGAAGCGGCCGAAGGGGCAGGATGGTCCGGCATGGTGATCGCCGCGGCCGTGGGCGGCGGAGCGGTCCTCATCGCCGGCGCGGTCTTCGTACTCGCGCGGCGCAGGGCGGCGGCCACAGGGCCGTCCGGCTGTCCGACGGACACATGGGACTCAAGGAGGGGCGCGTGA
- a CDS encoding DLW-39 family protein — protein MKKLLLVALAAIGGLLVYRQIQADRAEQDLWTEATDSVPAGSGV, from the coding sequence GTGAAGAAGCTTCTCCTGGTCGCACTGGCCGCCATCGGCGGGCTCCTCGTGTACCGCCAGATCCAGGCGGATCGCGCCGAGCAGGATCTGTGGACGGAGGCGACCGACTCCGTGCCCGCAGGTTCGGGTGTGTGA